The Kosmotoga arenicorallina S304 genome has a segment encoding these proteins:
- a CDS encoding ABC transporter permease has product MGEFIHTTMTMMTPILLAALGGLFTELSGLLNIGLEGMMLSSAFLSVYVANISHSILFGIIAGVSLSVILALIMAYLSLNLKANIFIVGLATNLFANGLTVFLLYTLCNSKGTVFFPDAPKLNTIEIPVMHNIPLLGKIISGYNILDYLAVTFVLVCFYVVFKTTYGYHLRAVGKDSQTAVSVGISVYKHRMLAFIISGFFAGLGGASLSLPLQTFVGGMTNGRGWIALVAVVLGRGNPLGIFVASIIFGAASALSNILQVNTELSPKLLLTLPFLVTLIAMILYEKKRTDY; this is encoded by the coding sequence ATGGGTGAGTTCATACACACAACAATGACAATGATGACTCCAATATTGCTTGCGGCTCTTGGAGGGCTTTTTACTGAGCTTTCAGGCCTTCTAAATATAGGGCTTGAAGGCATGATGCTCTCTTCAGCTTTTTTGTCGGTGTATGTAGCGAATATTTCACATAGCATATTGTTTGGAATAATTGCAGGAGTGAGTCTTTCAGTTATTCTTGCCCTGATAATGGCGTATCTTTCACTAAACCTGAAGGCCAACATTTTCATTGTTGGGTTGGCAACCAACCTATTTGCAAATGGATTGACCGTGTTCCTTTTATACACATTATGCAATTCAAAGGGGACTGTATTCTTTCCAGACGCCCCGAAGCTTAATACGATTGAAATTCCGGTGATGCATAATATCCCCTTATTAGGAAAGATTATCAGTGGATATAACATTCTTGATTACCTTGCAGTCACCTTTGTGCTTGTTTGCTTTTATGTCGTTTTCAAAACAACTTACGGTTACCATTTGAGAGCCGTCGGAAAGGACAGCCAAACAGCTGTTAGCGTTGGGATCTCTGTATATAAACATAGAATGCTTGCTTTTATCATAAGCGGTTTTTTTGCAGGGCTTGGCGGAGCTTCTCTTTCCCTTCCTTTGCAAACCTTTGTGGGCGGAATGACAAACGGCAGAGGCTGGATAGCCCTTGTAGCCGTTGTCCTTGGAAGGGGGAATCCTTTAGGAATATTCGTGGCATCTATTATTTTCGGTGCAGCCTCCGCGCTCTCCAATATCCTTCAGGTGAACACAGAGTTGTCTCCCAAACTACTATTAACGCTCCCATTCTTGGTTACGCTTATCGCTATGATACTGTACGAAAAGAAAAGAACGGATTATTGA
- a CDS encoding ABC transporter ATP-binding protein has protein sequence MNEYMLEMRNICKTFEDNNVIALDNASLLVRQGTVHALVGENGAGKTTMMKILCGIEKRDKGHIFLKGKRFEARSAKEAFNAGIGIVQQHFRLIEDFTVAENVVLGQERHAKFGFVNMKKINEEILKLSIESGLEIDPESIAANLSAGQRQKVEILRTLYCGADLIILDEPTTVLTEQEIEELFKTIRTLKMQGKTVIFITHKLEEIFEISDDITILRHGKSIASGPITEFNKKKISYLMVGEDIDFEKPAFKTQKGEVVFRVENLHVKGTNDFTNEVKGVSFEIAKGEILGIAGITGNGQLQLIEALAGLKKVSSGRIMLGDKEITNHEVREIRDAGLAYIPEDRMKQGASCESSIFDNVIATKYYKSEFSKKGWIDRKKSYAFVNKLMKKYTIKAPSPTTKVGLLSGGNIQKVIIAREFSSDPEVLIVCEPTWGLDVRSTKFVYDSLHEMRTEGKAILLVSSNLDEILHLADRILVMYKGEIIASFENSEGLTKSLIGEYMLGLHLKEKSEVF, from the coding sequence GTGAATGAATACATGCTCGAAATGAGAAACATCTGTAAAACATTTGAAGACAACAACGTTATCGCTCTGGACAATGCCAGCCTCTTAGTCAGACAAGGCACAGTTCATGCCCTTGTGGGCGAAAATGGTGCCGGTAAAACGACAATGATGAAAATCCTCTGTGGAATTGAAAAGAGGGATAAAGGACATATCTTTCTAAAGGGAAAAAGGTTCGAAGCAAGAAGTGCTAAAGAGGCTTTTAATGCAGGTATTGGCATTGTGCAGCAGCATTTCAGGCTGATTGAGGATTTTACCGTTGCTGAAAATGTAGTTCTTGGCCAGGAAAGGCATGCAAAATTCGGGTTCGTTAATATGAAAAAAATCAACGAAGAGATATTGAAGCTTTCAATTGAAAGCGGTCTGGAGATTGATCCCGAATCAATAGCCGCAAACCTCTCTGCTGGTCAAAGACAAAAAGTGGAAATATTGAGAACGCTTTATTGTGGGGCAGATTTGATTATACTCGATGAGCCAACGACAGTTTTGACCGAGCAGGAAATTGAAGAGCTGTTCAAAACGATAAGAACGCTAAAAATGCAAGGCAAGACTGTGATTTTTATCACCCACAAACTCGAAGAAATATTCGAAATTTCAGATGATATTACCATTCTCAGGCATGGAAAAAGCATAGCGAGTGGACCTATTACAGAATTCAACAAGAAAAAAATATCCTATCTTATGGTTGGTGAAGATATAGATTTTGAAAAACCGGCTTTTAAAACCCAAAAAGGGGAGGTCGTTTTCAGGGTTGAAAATTTGCATGTGAAAGGAACAAATGATTTTACAAACGAAGTTAAGGGAGTCAGCTTTGAAATAGCAAAAGGGGAAATATTGGGTATCGCTGGAATAACGGGCAATGGACAGTTGCAATTAATAGAAGCTCTTGCGGGTTTGAAAAAGGTGTCTTCCGGGAGGATTATGCTTGGAGATAAAGAAATCACCAATCATGAAGTAAGAGAGATAAGAGATGCAGGACTGGCATATATTCCGGAAGACAGAATGAAGCAGGGAGCTTCGTGCGAATCAAGTATCTTTGATAACGTCATAGCGACAAAGTATTATAAAAGTGAATTCTCCAAAAAGGGCTGGATAGACAGAAAAAAATCATACGCCTTTGTTAATAAACTTATGAAAAAATATACTATAAAAGCCCCATCACCAACTACAAAGGTCGGCCTGCTCTCCGGCGGAAACATTCAAAAGGTTATCATCGCCAGAGAATTCTCTTCCGACCCAGAGGTGCTGATAGTCTGTGAGCCTACATGGGGTCTTGATGTGAGATCCACAAAGTTTGTTTATGACTCTCTCCATGAAATGCGCACGGAAGGCAAAGCTATACTTCTCGTTTCAAGCAATCTGGACGAGATATTGCATCTTGCAGACAGAATACTCGTCATGTATAAGGGTGAAATCATCGCTTCCTTTGAAAATTCAGAAGGATTGACAAAATCACTAATCGGCGAATACATGCTGGGACTGCATTTAAAAGAGAAATCAGAGGTGTTTTAG
- a CDS encoding ComEC/Rec2 family competence protein, with amino-acid sequence MKKLFLILILLIQVLFFAGESPASSDTCIASATSFEATNLLQVHFIDVGQGDCTLIISPSGSTMLIDAGLNKEFENVMNYLSAMGVEKIDILVVTHPDLDHIGSIDEIINTFKSFYRIYMPLYAKETKAFRYIVEAILDNDLQIVPALGGYFIPFDPAVNLEVVSPNRLHYDDANNYSVVILLQYGNIRFLFTGDAEVEVEEEMLSLGYDLDVDLLKLGHHGSKGSSSFEFLLATSPEFAVASVGENNRYGHPAMETINKLEELNIKLFRTDEAGNIVAISDGATITFITGSLDDIENELKISGW; translated from the coding sequence ATGAAAAAACTGTTTTTGATTCTAATATTGCTCATTCAGGTTCTCTTCTTTGCGGGGGAAAGCCCGGCTTCGTCTGATACCTGCATTGCAAGCGCAACATCTTTTGAAGCTACCAATTTGCTTCAGGTACATTTCATTGACGTGGGGCAGGGAGATTGCACTTTGATAATCTCTCCGTCTGGAAGTACCATGCTTATTGATGCAGGTTTAAATAAAGAATTTGAAAATGTTATGAACTATCTTTCTGCTATGGGCGTGGAAAAGATAGATATTCTTGTAGTTACCCACCCGGATCTTGACCACATAGGCAGCATTGACGAGATTATCAACACCTTTAAAAGCTTTTACCGCATCTATATGCCACTTTATGCCAAAGAAACCAAAGCCTTTAGATATATAGTTGAAGCCATTCTGGATAACGATTTGCAAATAGTCCCTGCCCTTGGAGGATATTTCATTCCCTTTGATCCTGCCGTGAACCTTGAGGTAGTTTCGCCAAATCGCTTGCATTATGATGATGCCAATAACTACAGCGTGGTTATACTACTGCAATATGGAAATATCCGCTTTCTCTTTACCGGAGACGCAGAGGTAGAGGTGGAAGAAGAAATGCTTTCCCTTGGATATGATCTGGATGTTGATCTTTTGAAACTTGGTCATCATGGAAGCAAAGGTTCATCTTCTTTTGAATTTCTATTGGCAACTTCTCCTGAATTCGCAGTTGCAAGTGTCGGGGAAAACAACCGTTATGGTCATCCAGCAATGGAAACTATAAACAAGCTCGAAGAGTTAAACATAAAGCTCTTTCGGACAGATGAAGCAGGTAATATTGTTGCGATCAGCGATGGCGCAACAATAACCTTTATCACTGGCTCGCTGGACGATATAGAAAATGAATTGAAAATTTCTGGGTGGTGA
- the cutA gene encoding divalent cation tolerance protein CutA has protein sequence MEYEYVKFEVFIPKGFVDELRKKVNAAGACRLGNYDNCISYHPVTGYWRPLEGSNPYLGEVGKIEKGKEMKVEFICSKKYVDAVIKAIRDVHPYEEPMFFVIPLLNK, from the coding sequence ATGGAGTATGAATACGTCAAATTTGAGGTGTTTATCCCCAAGGGTTTTGTGGATGAACTCAGGAAAAAGGTAAATGCAGCGGGTGCTTGTAGGCTTGGAAATTATGACAACTGCATTTCTTACCATCCAGTTACGGGGTACTGGCGACCCCTTGAAGGGTCAAATCCATATCTTGGAGAAGTGGGAAAAATCGAAAAAGGAAAAGAAATGAAAGTTGAATTCATATGCTCAAAAAAATATGTAGACGCTGTTATAAAAGCAATAAGAGACGTTCATCCATATGAAGAACCCATGTTCTTTGTGATACCTCTCTTGAACAAATAA
- a CDS encoding ABC transporter permease: MKNLNLLRTFITISIALGIGIFVIAITSSEPANAISSFFIGPFSSAYFFGNMLAASIPLMLTGLAASIAFSASAFNLGLEGQLYIGALVGTYITWKFQALSPLLLIPLVLVISFLAGGIIAAFSGYLKVKRNVNELISSFLISYTLVYIGDFFLEGPFKDPLAGLAASPYFDSKLMFSKVLKPSDLHAGVFIAAGIIFIVYFMMKKSTLGFEITMTGKNRIFSQYAGMPVSRVTVIAMLMSGGFAGLAGIIDIYGIHGRMIRGYSAGYGWNGIAVALIARNHPLLVIPAAIFFAYLESGANVGSLFSDITPELARIIQAAVFYLITAEGLFSFMKARKEAVSNG; this comes from the coding sequence ATGAAGAACTTGAACTTACTCAGAACATTCATCACAATATCAATCGCTTTAGGGATAGGAATTTTTGTGATAGCAATTACCAGCAGCGAGCCCGCAAATGCTATAAGTTCTTTTTTTATAGGACCATTTAGCAGTGCGTACTTCTTTGGCAATATGCTGGCTGCTTCTATTCCTCTGATGTTAACAGGGCTGGCAGCGAGCATTGCTTTTTCAGCCTCAGCTTTCAATCTGGGGCTCGAGGGCCAGCTTTACATAGGTGCTCTTGTTGGAACCTATATAACATGGAAATTTCAGGCATTATCCCCCCTTTTGCTGATACCTCTTGTTCTTGTAATTTCATTTCTTGCAGGTGGCATAATCGCAGCTTTTTCAGGATATCTGAAGGTAAAAAGAAATGTGAATGAGCTAATTTCATCCTTTCTCATAAGCTATACGTTGGTATATATTGGTGACTTTTTCCTGGAAGGGCCCTTCAAAGATCCCTTAGCTGGTCTGGCGGCATCGCCTTATTTCGATTCAAAGCTCATGTTCAGCAAAGTGCTAAAACCTTCTGATTTGCATGCCGGAGTATTCATAGCGGCTGGTATTATTTTCATCGTCTATTTTATGATGAAAAAAAGCACCCTTGGTTTTGAAATAACCATGACAGGAAAGAACAGGATTTTTTCTCAATACGCTGGAATGCCCGTAAGCAGGGTTACAGTTATCGCTATGCTCATGAGTGGAGGATTTGCCGGGCTTGCGGGAATAATCGATATTTACGGGATTCACGGGAGAATGATACGCGGCTATTCAGCTGGATACGGCTGGAATGGAATTGCAGTAGCGTTAATTGCACGAAATCACCCTTTGCTGGTAATACCTGCCGCGATATTCTTCGCTTATCTCGAAAGCGGCGCGAATGTTGGCTCCCTATTTTCAGACATCACTCCTGAATTGGCGAGGATAATCCAGGCCGCTGTGTTCTATTTAATTACAGCAGAAGGGCTTTTTAGTTTTATGAAAGCCAGAAAGGAGGCCGTAAGTAATGGGTGA